CCTGAGTGTAGTGCCTGAGTTTGCAACATCTATAACATTCTCGGGAACAGCGGGTTTCCCCTTTATTCCGTTGATAATTAACCTGTCATCCTTTCTCTCAATGCCGGCACCGAAGGCTTCGCATGCACGGATTGTTGCAAGTGTATCTGCAGAAATGAGAGGTCTGTGGACTACACACTCATCAGATAGGGAAGCTACTGTTATTGCCCTGTGGGTATAACTCTTTGAAGATGGCGCATATAATTCACCATCGATTTTCGAGATATTGACTGCTACTTTCATTTTTACCTCTTTGATATGGGGTTGAAATGAACAGGACATTATAAAAGATTGCTGGCACAGGAATACACCTTCCTTAACACAAAAGGATATTACATACTTCTCTTTTAACGTAAACCCTGACCTATCTTCCATCTATCCATGGTTCAGTATGAGAAAAATAGACGTTCTGAATGATATTCTTATCGATTATAATGTGTATCAAAAGCATGATCAGATATATGAGATCAAACGAAAGAAATAAACCCTACATGTTCCATTCATGAACAGGTCTTGCTAAGCTGGAAAAAATCGAGGTATCAAATCAATGAATCCTTTTCTTTGTCTGATGGTCCTGCCAGATGCATCAAAGCACAGATGCTATTCCATAGGGTATGGTAACAGGTCCCCTGATGAGTTTCTTAAAATGCTTCTGAATAACGGGATAACGGACCTAGTGGATATCCGGAGATACCCACAGTCCACCTTTGAGGATTTCAACAGGGAGTCCTTGGAAAAAGTCCTTCCTAAAAACGGTATACGCTATGTACATTGTGAAAATGTCGGAGGTATGCGAGACTCTGCATATATCGAATATATGAATACCGACGAATTCAGGGCTGGCTTTGAG
The window above is part of the Methanolobus zinderi genome. Proteins encoded here:
- a CDS encoding DUF488 family protein, which codes for MNPFLCLMVLPDASKHRCYSIGYGNRSPDEFLKMLLNNGITDLVDIRRYPQSTFEDFNRESLEKVLPKNGIRYVHCENVGGMRDSAYIEYMNTDEFRAGFEKLMDLIVKVNETGGRIVLMCAEKSPKGCHRHYLSNKLEENSIEVIHLVEPGQMSLFKFCE